TGGAGGGGCATCTTAGTCCCGCCCACGCGCCAGGCCAAGTTCGAAGCAACCCTTGTGCCGGAAAAGCAGCCAAAGGATAAGAAAGATTGCCCGACGCAAGATCCGCTTGCTGGGTACGATAATCTGGTAAGGCTTGTTAGCGCGTTGTTAATGGGTTAGGTCAATGTCCAGCATCGGAAGCACCAACAGCAACTATCAGCCGCACTGGCTCCGCAAGCGCCCTCTCGAAGAGGAGGCGTCCGAGACGGCTGGCCAGGAGCAGGGTGCTGATGCGCAACCCAAGTTGGATTCGACCGAGAGCGAACTGATCAAGAACGCGGCGACCAAGGCCGACAAACTCGTCAGCTCGGTGGTCGGCGCTCAGGTCAAGGTGGCCTCGGCCGCCGCTTCGGGGGATTCGGTCGGCGCCGTCACCGAGGCCGCCAAGGCCATGGGCGAGAAGGTCACCACCAACGACTCGCTCAAGACCGGCATCGCGAACGGTGCGACGGTGGTCGCCGGCATGACGGCCGTGGCCAACGGCGATGCTTTCGGCGCAGCGGCCGCGACCAAGGCGGTGCTCGAGAACGCCCCCCCGGCCCTGGCGCCCCTCGCCTTCGTCGCCGACGTGGTGATTCTCGCCAAGGGCGACCAGAAACTCAAGGACAAGGCCCAGGCCGCCGCCAAGGAAGTCCAGACCCTCACCTCGCCCGTCGCCTCGCCCACCAAGAAGACGCGCTCCGCCCTGAACCTCGCCACCCACGTCCAGGGCGGCATCACCCTCGGCAAGGAGCTCATCTCGGCAGCGAGCGGCGTCGGCAAGATCGCCTCGCGCTCCAAGGCCCTCGCCCCGACGGTCTCGGCCCTCGGCCGCGGCGTGGACTGGCTGATGAAGACCCCGGTCGGCAGCATTTTCAGGGGGCTGGGCAAGGCGCTGCCCTTCCTGAACGTGGCGGCACTCGCCAACTCCATCTGGATCGGCCACGACGTCTTCAAGGCCAAGGAGTCCTCGAACACCACCAAGGCGCTCGCCGTCGGCAGCATCGCCTCGAGCGCGGGCCTCTTCTTGGCGACGGTGAGCGCGCCTTTCGCCCCCTTGCTTCTGCCCATGGCCCTCGGGGGCCTGATGGTCGAGCTTTCGCTCTTCTACTCGCGCCGCAACGATCAGAACTCGGGCGACACCGACCGCAAGCTCTCGCACGCCCTCGCGCACCCGGTCGAGGGTGCCGAGATGGCCGCGCGCACGGCGATGAAGGCGATCGACTCCACCCTGGACTGGTTCGCCAAGAACCTCAAGGAAGGCGTCGATAACCTGGCCGGCCTCTTCAAGCCCAATAAGCCCTCGTCGGATGCCTAGCGCACGGAGATTGCATGGTCGCTGAGATCCTGATCGGCCTGGTCGCCGTCGAGCACCTCTTCTTCTTCATGCTCGAAGCCGTCTTCTGGAACCGGCCGCTCGGCCGCAAGGTCTTCGGCTTCACCGAGGAGTACGCGACCTCGACTGCGTCGCTTGCCGCCAACCAAGGGCTTTACAACGGCTTTCTCGCCGCCGGCCTCTGCTGGGCGCTTCTTGCCGCTGAGCCTCAGATGGCGCGCGCCCTCGCCATCTTCTTCCTGTCCTGCGTGCTGGTGGCGGGCGCCTTCGGGGCCGTCACCGTCAATCGAACCATCCTCTGGGTCCAGGGCTTGCCGGCTGCGATCGCCCTCATCGCCGTCTTCGCGGGCGTCTAGCTTTAGCCTGTCTTCTTGTTGGTGGGCGCGTTCACGATCCCGCCGCAGGAGTTCTTGCCGTCCTTGCGCCACCGGACGCAGCCGTAGCCCGTCCCCGAGGGGAAGAGGCGGGTCGGGGCCTTGCAGAGCGGGCAGGGCGGATTGTTCAGCGCCTCGGCGTCCATGATGAAGTCGCAGCTCTCGCGGTCGCGCGAGCAGCAGAGGTATTCCTTACCGTTCTTCTGGCTCGTGACGCGCCGCATGAGCGCGCCGCAGCGGTAGCACGGCGGGTTGTCGAAGAGGGCCTGGACCTCACCCTTGGCACCGCTCGTCGCTTCGCCCTTCCCCTTGCGGCCTTTGCGGGCGCCCGTCTTGGGGGCGGGGCTCTGGCGCGCGCTCTTCTGCGGCACCCCGCGCGAGGGCACGCCCGCCTGCGCTGCGGTGAGCAGCGGGGTGAAGGCTTCCCAGAAGGTGCCCAAGAAGCCACGCCAGGCATGCTTGGCTTCGGCGATGCGGTCCAGCTCGGTTTCCAGCTGGGCGGTGAAGCCCTCGTTGATGACCGGGGCGAAGTGCGTGCGTAGCTCCGTGTCGAGCTTCTCGCCGCGCGGGGTGGGGGCCAGGTACTTGCGGTCGGCCTTGGTCACGAACTCCTTGCGCAGGATCAAGGAGACCATGGAGGCGAAGGTGCTCGGGCGCCCGATGCCCTTGGCCTCCAGGTACTTGATGAGGGTCGCCTCGGTGAAGCGCTCGGGGGGCTTGCTCCAGTGCTGCTTGGGCAGCACGCGGCTGAGCATGAGGGCCTGGCCGGCCGAGAGGGCAGGCAGGGTGGTTTCCTTGGCGTCCCGGTCGTCGAGGATCGTGAGGTAGCCGCGCTGCTTGAGCACGCGGCCGCTGGCCTTGAGGGCATGCTCGCCCGCGTGGATCCAGGCCTCGGTGGCGTCGAAGACGGCCGGGCGGCACTGGCTGGCGAGGTAGACCTTGGTGATGAGCGCGTAGAGCTGGCGGGCGCGCGGCTCGATGCTGTCCGGGGGCTCCTGGCCGAGCCGGGTGGGGCGGATGCACTCGTGGGCGCCCTGGGCGCTTGCGCTCTTGGCCTTGTGGATGTTGGGCTTGCTGGGCACGATCTCGGGGCCGTGCTGCTCACGCAGGTAGGCGAGGGTTTCTTGCTGGAACTCGGGGCTGACGCTGGGTTCGTCGGTGCGGATGTAGGTGACGAGCCCCGCCTCGAAGAGGGCCTTGGCGTGGCGGGTCGTCTCGTCGGTGCCCATCTTGAGCTGGCTCGAGGCCTGCTGGAGCATGGTGCTCGTGATGAGCGGGGCGGGGGGATTGCGCTTGGCCTCCTTGCGATCGACCCGCGCGACCGCATGGGAGAGCCCGCGCAGGGCCTCGGCGATCGCCTCGGCGTCCTCACGCTTGGCGATCACCTGCTTGCGTGGGGCCTTGCCGTCCGCGTGCTTGCCCACGTACTCGGCCTCGAACATGGCGTCGGGGCCCTGCCCCGGCACGTGGTAGAAGGCGTGCACCGACCAGGACTCGGTCGGCTTGAAGGCGCGGATGGCGAGCTCGCGATCGACCACGACCCGCAGCGCCACCGACTGGACCCGCCCGGCCGAGAGGTTGGCCTCGTTCGGCAGGCGGTTGCGCACGATGGGGCTCACCTTGTAGCCGACCAGCCTATCCAGGATGCGGCGCGCCTGCTGGGCGTCGACCAGGTGCATGTCGAGGGGGCGCACTTTGGAGAAGGCGCGCTTGAGGCCCTCGCGGGTGATCTCGTGGAATTCGAGCCGCTGGACCTGCCGGGCCGGCAGGCCGATCGTCTCGGCGATGTGCCAGCCGATGGCCTCACCCTCGCGGTCCGCGTCGGAGGCCACGAAGATGTCTTCGGGCTTGTAGCGCCCCTTGAGGGCCTTGAGCTTGGCGACCACGTCCTTCTTGTCGGAGGCGTAGACGTAGGTCGGTGCGAAGTCGCGATCGAGGGCGACGCCCAGCTCCTTCTCGGGCAGGTCCCGGAAGTGCCCGACCGTCGCCACCACCTCGTAGCCCGAGCCGAGCAGCTGCCGGATGGTCTTGGCCTTGTTGGGCGATTCGACGATGATGGCGCGGCGCGACATGGCGGCTCCTTTCGAAGAGGTTCGAAATTTTGTTCGATAGCCGGTTCGATTCTACCTCCACGGCGCTCGCTTGTCACCCGTCCTTTCGAGGGTCGCGCTTGCGCTTGGGTGGCGCGAAGCGCTCGGCGTCGTAGCGCTGGACGATGGCGGCGAACTCGGCATGGGCGGCCGGGGCGAGCACGGAGGAAGCGAGCGCGAGGGCCTCGGCCGGCGAGGTTGCGGCGGTGATCGGCACCCCGCGTCGTTCGAGCCGCTTCAGGGCGCGCTGGTACGCGCGGGTAGCGGGCGGCAGGCGACGCCGCCAAGCGCCGTAGAGAAGAAGGGCGCTGAGCACCGCGACCAGGATGAAGAGCCTGGGATCGCGGGCGGGCAGGGTGGAGCGCCTGGCGGGCGTCGGGTCGTAGCTCACCCATTGCCCGTCCGCGAAGGCCTCCACCCAGGCGTGGGCGTCCTTGGCCCTGTAGAGGACGTGGTCTTCCTGTTGCTCGCCTTGCGCGTAGCCCACCACCAGGCGCGTCGGGATGCCGATGCCTCGTCCGAGCAAGGCCAGGGCCGAGGCGTAATGGAGGCAGAAGCCTCGGCGGCTCGCCGTCAGGAAGAAATGCGTCGGGTCCATTCCCCCGGTCGCCCGTGGCGCGTCGAGGTCGTAGCGGGTGTCGCGCTGGATCACGCGAATCAGCGCCGCCATGGCCGCGTCATCGCTCGACGCGCCGGCGGCGTACACCGGCGCACGATGGGCAAACTCCCCTGGAATCCGGTCGAATGCCTTCTCGGAACCGCTCGGGGGAACCTTACGCCAGGCCGCTTCGCTTCCCAGGGTGACGCGGTAGCGGTAGCCCTCGCGCAGGCCGGTCGGATTGCGCAGGCTGCCGTCGCGACGAAGGTGAGGGCGTTCGAGGGGCGTCAGGACCCCGATGGTGGTCTCGGGAAGGGGGAGCCGATCCATGTCCGGGGCGAGCAGGGTCAGCCAGCGCTGGGGCCCTTCGCGATGCGCGGGCGCTTGGGTCGTGGGGGCGAGGTCTTGGCGCGTCCAGCGCCCGTTCCGGTAGGTATCGAAGGTCTCGACGCGCAGCCGCAGCGGCGGGCGGCCTTCGAGGCGAGCGGCGGGGGTGTCGTCGGTGCTCCAGCGCGCATCCAGGGAGAGGGATCCCGCCTCGCCCGGCAGGCGAGAGGCGCGGGTCAGGGCTTGCGCGCGCTGCGCCTGGGCCAAGCCGAAGGTGGGCAGCTCGGGGAAAGGCAGCGCGGGGAGATAGGGCTGGGCGAGGTAGGCCGTAAGGCCGATCCCCACGAGTGGCAGCCAGCGAGAGGGCAGGTTGCGCAAGTCCTGGAGCCGGACGCGGGCGAAACCGATCGCATGGCGCCCGTCGACCCAGCTGGCGAGCCACAGCGCAAGCAGGGTCGCGCCGTAGCTCAAGCCGACGAGCATGGTGTCGCGCGGGGCGACGAAGGCGGGCAGGATCGCGATCGTCAGCAGGGCGAAGAGCTGCTGGGCCCGCAGGTAGGCGCGGTTGCGCAGATCCCATGCGAACAGCCCCATCACCAAGAGAACCAGCTCGACCATCGCGCTGCGCGAGGCGGCCGGGTGCTTCAATTGCCAAAGGAAGAAGCCGAGTACCGCGAGGATGCCCAGGTAGAGCAAGGCGTGCAGCCAGCGTGCCGGTTTGCCCTGCCGGCGCGCGCTGGCGGTGCTGCCGAAGGCGGCGAGCATGCCGGCGACGCCCGCGATCCCCACTGGGGCAAGGCCGCTCAGCCAGGCGAAGGCGATCGCCGAGAGGGTGGCAAGGCCTGTCGCGAGGTGCATGAGGCCCAGATCCAGGGCGGGCCTGGGGGCTTCGGAGTTCGACCAAGGGGTGCGGCGCGGGGCGGAAAGGGGCTCGGGATCGCGCAGCCTGACCACCAGCGCCTGTTTCTTGGCGCTGACCCCCCAGTGCACGTCGCGGATCCTTTCGCCGGGCCGATGCTCACGGATGCCGCCCGAGGGCTCGGCAATTGGGCCATGTGGTGCTTGTCGACTTTCCTCTCGCGCCGCCTCGCGCGTCGGGGGGCTCGTCTCTTGCTGGGGCCACGGGATGCGGGTGAGGGTGGAGACGGCGAGCAGGCCGAGCGGGAAGGTGCGAAGCCGCACCACGATCGGGGTGCGATCGCGCGGGGGCAAGAGCCGCAAGCGGTGCGCGGCGGTGTCGGGCAGGACGACGGGCACATCCTCGCTCCAGCGCTTGTCTTGCCGGACGGCGAGCCCGAAAGGGCCTGCTTGCCTCTTCGATCGGACCCTCACGCCCAGTAGCCGGCTGCCGCCCGCCTCGGGATCTGTCGCGAGACGCGCGTCGAGGGTGACGCCGCGCCGCTCAAGCACCCCCAGGATGAAGGCCAAGACGAGCATCAAGAGCAGCGCGTCGCCCGAGAGGTTCAAGAGGGGCAGGCGCAGGGCGGACCCCGTCAGGAGGCAGAGCCCCCCGATGACGAGGACCGCCGTGCCGCGGCCGCTCAGGGTTAGGCGCAGGCTCATCTAGCGAGGGATGGCTTCCTGGGCGAGCAGTGCTTCGACCACGCGCTGTGCGCGAGCGCGCGAGGCCTCGCCTCTGAGCACCAGACGATGGACGAGGGCCGGGACGGCCGTCGCCTTGAGGTCGTCCGGCACCAGGTGGCCGCGTCCCTGAACGAAGGCGTGGGCGCAGGCGAGGGCTTGCCACGCGAGCGCCCCGCGGGGGCTGATGCCGAGGACGACGTCCGGCCAGTTGCGGCTCGCATGGACAATCGCGAGCAAGTAGCGGCGCAGCTCGGGGGCCACGTGGGTCTCGGCGGCCGCCTGGCGCCAGGCCTGAAGGCTCTCGGCGGGCATGGCTTCCGCGGGGATCCCCTTGCCATGGCGCCCTTCGAGCAGCGCGAGCTCCGCTTCGAACGAGGGGTAGCCCAGGCTCACGGCCGCCATGAAGCGATCGAGCTGGACCTCGGGCAGTGGGTAGGTGCCCTCGAAGTGCACCGGGTTCTGGGTGGCGATGACGAAGAACGGATCGCTCAAAGGGTAGGTGGTGCCGTCCACCGAGACCTGGCCCTCTTCCATCGCTTCGAGCAGGCCGGCCTGGACGCGGGGTGAGGCCCGGTTGATCTCGTCGGCCAGGAGCACCGGGGTGAAGAGGGGGCCCGGCACGAACGCGAAGGTGCCATCCACCTGGCGAAAGACCCTGGCACCCGTCAGATCGCTTGGCAAGAGGTCCGGCGAGAACTGGACCCGGCGAAAGCCCAGGCCCAACGACTCGGCGAGACGCTTGGCCAACAGCGTCTTGCCCACGCCGGGCACGTCCTCGAGCAGGAGGTGGCCGCCCGCGATCGCCGTGCAGACGGTGACGACGAGGGCCTCGCGAGGTGCGGCGACGGCCTGCTGGAGGCGCTGCACCAGCTGCATGGGGGCTGAGACCTGGAGCGGCATGGCAACTTTCCTCTGTGACGCGGGCGCACCGCATTATACCCTCGATCGCCCCGTTGTCCCGGCCGGGGGCGGACTACAGCCCCTTATCCGGTTGACTCCGTTGAGAATTAGAATTATTCTAAATGCAGTCAACCACAAGAAAGGACCCCTCGCATGTTTACGCCCGTGACGGTCGGCGCCCTTCGCCTCAAGAACCGCATCGTGATGGCCCCCATGACCCGCAGCCGCGTCGAGCAGGACGCGACCCCCGGCGCGCTCGAGGCGACCTACTACGCCCAGCGCGCCTCGGCGGGCCTGATCATCACCGAGGGCACGGCACCGTCCGCCACGGGTCTCGGCTACAGCCGCACCCCGGGCATCTACACCCCCGAGCAGATCGAGGGCTGGCGCGCGGTGGT
The nucleotide sequence above comes from bacterium. Encoded proteins:
- a CDS encoding DUF1304 domain-containing protein, whose product is MVAEILIGLVAVEHLFFFMLEAVFWNRPLGRKVFGFTEEYATSTASLAANQGLYNGFLAAGLCWALLAAEPQMARALAIFFLSCVLVAGAFGAVTVNRTILWVQGLPAAIALIAVFAGV
- a CDS encoding DUF58 domain-containing protein; the protein is MSLRLTLSGRGTAVLVIGGLCLLTGSALRLPLLNLSGDALLLMLVLAFILGVLERRGVTLDARLATDPEAGGSRLLGVRVRSKRQAGPFGLAVRQDKRWSEDVPVVLPDTAAHRLRLLPPRDRTPIVVRLRTFPLGLLAVSTLTRIPWPQQETSPPTREAAREESRQAPHGPIAEPSGGIREHRPGERIRDVHWGVSAKKQALVVRLRDPEPLSAPRRTPWSNSEAPRPALDLGLMHLATGLATLSAIAFAWLSGLAPVGIAGVAGMLAAFGSTASARRQGKPARWLHALLYLGILAVLGFFLWQLKHPAASRSAMVELVLLVMGLFAWDLRNRAYLRAQQLFALLTIAILPAFVAPRDTMLVGLSYGATLLALWLASWVDGRHAIGFARVRLQDLRNLPSRWLPLVGIGLTAYLAQPYLPALPFPELPTFGLAQAQRAQALTRASRLPGEAGSLSLDARWSTDDTPAARLEGRPPLRLRVETFDTYRNGRWTRQDLAPTTQAPAHREGPQRWLTLLAPDMDRLPLPETTIGVLTPLERPHLRRDGSLRNPTGLREGYRYRVTLGSEAAWRKVPPSGSEKAFDRIPGEFAHRAPVYAAGASSDDAAMAALIRVIQRDTRYDLDAPRATGGMDPTHFFLTASRRGFCLHYASALALLGRGIGIPTRLVVGYAQGEQQEDHVLYRAKDAHAWVEAFADGQWVSYDPTPARRSTLPARDPRLFILVAVLSALLLYGAWRRRLPPATRAYQRALKRLERRGVPITAATSPAEALALASSVLAPAAHAEFAAIVQRYDAERFAPPKRKRDPRKDG
- the topA gene encoding type I DNA topoisomerase, whose translation is MSRRAIIVESPNKAKTIRQLLGSGYEVVATVGHFRDLPEKELGVALDRDFAPTYVYASDKKDVVAKLKALKGRYKPEDIFVASDADREGEAIGWHIAETIGLPARQVQRLEFHEITREGLKRAFSKVRPLDMHLVDAQQARRILDRLVGYKVSPIVRNRLPNEANLSAGRVQSVALRVVVDRELAIRAFKPTESWSVHAFYHVPGQGPDAMFEAEYVGKHADGKAPRKQVIAKREDAEAIAEALRGLSHAVARVDRKEAKRNPPAPLITSTMLQQASSQLKMGTDETTRHAKALFEAGLVTYIRTDEPSVSPEFQQETLAYLREQHGPEIVPSKPNIHKAKSASAQGAHECIRPTRLGQEPPDSIEPRARQLYALITKVYLASQCRPAVFDATEAWIHAGEHALKASGRVLKQRGYLTILDDRDAKETTLPALSAGQALMLSRVLPKQHWSKPPERFTEATLIKYLEAKGIGRPSTFASMVSLILRKEFVTKADRKYLAPTPRGEKLDTELRTHFAPVINEGFTAQLETELDRIAEAKHAWRGFLGTFWEAFTPLLTAAQAGVPSRGVPQKSARQSPAPKTGARKGRKGKGEATSGAKGEVQALFDNPPCYRCGALMRRVTSQKNGKEYLCCSRDRESCDFIMDAEALNNPPCPLCKAPTRLFPSGTGYGCVRWRKDGKNSCGGIVNAPTNKKTG
- a CDS encoding AAA family ATPase, which produces MPLQVSAPMQLVQRLQQAVAAPREALVVTVCTAIAGGHLLLEDVPGVGKTLLAKRLAESLGLGFRRVQFSPDLLPSDLTGARVFRQVDGTFAFVPGPLFTPVLLADEINRASPRVQAGLLEAMEEGQVSVDGTTYPLSDPFFVIATQNPVHFEGTYPLPEVQLDRFMAAVSLGYPSFEAELALLEGRHGKGIPAEAMPAESLQAWRQAAAETHVAPELRRYLLAIVHASRNWPDVVLGISPRGALAWQALACAHAFVQGRGHLVPDDLKATAVPALVHRLVLRGEASRARAQRVVEALLAQEAIPR